In Siniperca chuatsi isolate FFG_IHB_CAS linkage group LG16, ASM2008510v1, whole genome shotgun sequence, the following proteins share a genomic window:
- the LOC122863222 gene encoding gap junction Cx32.2 protein-like — translation MGEWSFLSDLLDKVQSHSTVVGKVWMSVLFLFRIFILAAGVDKIWGDEQGNMNCNTKSPGCKNACYDRSFPMSHTRFWVLQILIVSTPTLIYLGHVLLVIRRENKLRRRLEQKLRKNGMIKAPKYSDEHGKVQLKGVLLFSYMMQLLVKILLEVAFVVGQYYLYGFIFMPSKISFPDYPCPAPVDCFISRPTEKTIFIVFMLAMAVLSVILNIVEMFHLMISKMMEKKRRRSGSIPPEMYGPNKPNHNSAERVTLC, via the coding sequence ATGGGGGAGTGGTCCTTTCTGTCGGATTTGTTAGACAAGGTGCAGTCACACTCCACTGTAGTGGGGAAGGTCTGGATGAGCGTTCTTTTCCTCTTCAGGATCTTCATCCTGGCTGCTGGCGTCGATAAAATATGGGGAGATGAACAAGGAAACATGAACTGTAACACCAAAAGCCCCGGCTGCAAGAACGCCTGCTACGATCGATCCTTCCCCATGTCTCACACACGATTCTGGGTCCTCCAGATCCTCATTGTCTCCACACCAACGCTCATCTATCTGGGCCACGTCCTGCTGGTGATTCGCAGAGAAAACAAGCTGAGGAGACGCCTGGAGCAGAAGCTTCGTAAGAATGGGATGATTAAAGCTCCAAAGTACTCAGATGAACATGGCAAAGTGCAGCTCAAGGGGGTCTTGCTGTTCAGCTACATGATGCAGCTGCTGGTCAAGATCCTGCTTGAAGTGGCATTCGTCGTAGGCCAGTACTACCTCTACGGCTTCATATTCATGCCTAGTAAGATTTCATTTCCAGACTACCCCTGTCCGGCACCAGTAGACTGCTTCATAAGTCGTCCCACAGAGAAAACCATCTTTATTGTCTTCATGTTGGCAATGGCCGTCCTCTCTGTGATCCTCAACATCGTGGAGATGTTCCACCTGATGATCTCAAAGATGATGGAGAAGAAAAGGAGGCGCAGTGGCTCAATTCCCCCAGAGATGTACGGCCCCAACAAACCAAACCACAACTCGGCTGAGAGAGTTACACTTTGTTGA